The DNA window CTGTAGAACTCACCGACAACAGCATTTCTTCCAGTTCCTTCGCGGCAATCGGAGGTGTATCGCCCCGTAGGTGGGCTTTGATCTGAAAGTGGGCAATCAGGTCTGTGTAGCGACGAATTGGAGACGTCACTTGGGTATAGGTATCCAAACCCAAGCTAGCGTGGCGAATGGGCGAGATGCTCGTCTCACTTCGGGGCATACAGCGCCGCACAGCGCATTCCCGCACCAATCCTGGCGGCAGCTGCATCAACTCATCATCGGAAGGCAGTTCGGGCTGGGGCTGGCCACGAAACGGTAGGGGCAGTCCGTGAGCTTGACCATAGCGACCAGCCACTTCCCCTGCCAAAATCATCATCTCAGCCACCAAACGGCGAGCTAGAGAATCATCCAGCACTTGAATAATAATTTCGTCTTCCTGCACCCTAATGGACGACTCTGGCATCCGAATGCAGATAGCACCTTGGGATGTACGCCAAGCTTGACGTACATCGGCCCAACGGGCGATCGCTTCTAGCTCAGCCTCAGCCTTCACCCCGAGTTCCAACATCTCATCCACATCATCGTAGGTGAGGCGATAGGTGGGACGCACGCGGCTGGGGGCAATGGTGTAGTCCATCACCTCACCCGTCTCATCTAGAATCACCCCGAAGCTTAGAGCATTGCAAATCTCGCCCTGCACCAAGCTCATGGGTCCGGTGGCTAGCTCCGAGGGAAACATAGGCACCATCCCCGTCGGTAAGTAGACGGTGGTGCAGCGACGGCGGGCTTCTAGGTCAATATCATCGCCCAAGGACAACCAGCGGGTGGGATCGGCAATGTGAACCCAAATGCGCTGAATGCCGGTATCTAATGTTTCTAGGCTCAGGCCATCGTCAATCTCACTCGTGCTTTCATCATCAACGGTGTAGGTCTTTAGATGAGTCAGATCGAGTCGATCCGGATCTGTATCGGGCGGGGGAGATAGCAGACGGCTATGAGCCATTTCGACAACCTTGCTAGGAAACTGCGTGGGGAGCTGACTGCGCCGCACAAAGAGGTTTTCGTGCGGATCCCAAAGCCGCAGATCAACCAAAAGTTGAAATGCCGCTTCAGCCGTTTCGGCGTAGCCCACCCCTGCTAGTATCTCCAAGGCTGCAGTTGGGTGAATCGCTTCATCCCCTAGGGTTGCAAATCGCTCTAGACTTTCTATCCGAGGGCGATCGCTCTTTTGCCATTCTACCGGCTCACCCTGCAGGGCTTGCTGAATCCTTGCATAAAATGACTCTCGCTCTTGGGCCCGCTGGCTGGCCATGGTGAACTGATGCTTGAGTTCTGCCACTTGGCTAGCGGAGCGTGGCTCGTAGCGATCGCCCTTTTGCTTAAAGTACAGCTTGTCATCGGATAGTAAACAGTGAGCTGCGTAGCACAACTCAGGGGTTTGGTCAGAAAAAAGCAGCAGGGCCATCTCGGATGGATTGACTGTTTCCCCATCCTCTACGAGAAGTTCCCAGGCAACTTCTAGACTAGAGGGATCTA is part of the Candidatus Obscuribacterales bacterium genome and encodes:
- a CDS encoding ribonuclease R family protein, with product MDKGTLVEFRVSGDRRLGVVDHAEGKKWVVVDDRGLSHTLHTRQVTYEVTGQTYKADQLEAFWAGIQSYLDPSSLEVAWELLVEDGETVNPSEMALLLFSDQTPELCYAAHCLLSDDKLYFKQKGDRYEPRSASQVAELKHQFTMASQRAQERESFYARIQQALQGEPVEWQKSDRPRIESLERFATLGDEAIHPTAALEILAGVGYAETAEAAFQLLVDLRLWDPHENLFVRRSQLPTQFPSKVVEMAHSRLLSPPPDTDPDRLDLTHLKTYTVDDESTSEIDDGLSLETLDTGIQRIWVHIADPTRWLSLGDDIDLEARRRCTTVYLPTGMVPMFPSELATGPMSLVQGEICNALSFGVILDETGEVMDYTIAPSRVRPTYRLTYDDVDEMLELGVKAEAELEAIARWADVRQAWRTSQGAICIRMPESSIRVQEDEIIIQVLDDSLARRLVAEMMILAGEVAGRYGQAHGLPLPFRGQPQPELPSDDELMQLPPGLVRECAVRRCMPRSETSISPIRHASLGLDTYTQVTSPIRRYTDLIAHFQIKAHLRGDTPPIAAKELEEMLLSVSSTAYESTLVERQTNRYWGLEYLRRHPNQSWSALILRWLREQDNLGLILIEDLGLELAMRFKREVELGDHVEVKASYVDPRKDIIQFVELLSDPATVAS